In Streptomyces sp. NBC_00306, a single genomic region encodes these proteins:
- a CDS encoding vWA domain-containing protein codes for MAVFSKSQVPQFSVEVYQNEYLPEGGREVNAIVTVTSTGGGTSGGAPLTGASTTPSAIPARAPGAAVAIMVDCSGSMDYPPTKMRNARDATAAAIDTLRDGVEFSVIAGTHLAKEVYPGNGRLAVADPQTRAQAKDALRRLAAGGGTAIGTWLRLADRLLSTSESGIRHGILLTDGRNEHESPEDLRAALDSVAGRFTCDARGVGTDWEVKEVTGIASALLGTADIVADPAHLAADFTSMMENAMGKEVADVALRLWTPVGVEIRFVKQVAPTVEDLTARRTEAGPRAGDYPTGSWGDESRDYHVCVQVPQAGIGQEMLAARASLIIPSTDGGAPQVLSQGLVRAVWTDDMAASTSINPQVAHYTGQAELAQVIQQGLDARKSGDFDGATAKLGRAVQLASASGNADTAKLLAKVVDVVDAATGTVRLKAKVAEADEMTLETRSTKTVRVKK; via the coding sequence ATGGCCGTTTTCTCCAAGTCCCAAGTGCCGCAGTTCTCCGTCGAGGTGTACCAGAACGAGTACCTGCCCGAGGGCGGCCGGGAGGTGAACGCCATCGTGACCGTCACCTCCACCGGTGGCGGCACCAGCGGCGGGGCTCCGCTGACCGGTGCTTCGACGACACCGTCCGCCATACCCGCGCGGGCGCCGGGCGCAGCCGTCGCGATCATGGTCGACTGCTCCGGCTCGATGGACTACCCGCCGACCAAGATGCGCAACGCCCGTGACGCCACGGCCGCCGCGATCGACACCCTGCGCGACGGGGTGGAGTTCTCGGTGATCGCCGGTACGCATCTGGCGAAGGAGGTCTACCCGGGCAACGGGCGGCTCGCGGTGGCCGATCCGCAGACCCGCGCCCAGGCCAAGGACGCCCTGCGGCGGCTGGCCGCGGGCGGCGGCACCGCGATCGGCACCTGGCTGCGGCTGGCGGACCGCCTGCTGTCCACCTCGGAGAGCGGAATCCGGCACGGCATCCTGCTGACCGACGGCCGCAACGAGCACGAGTCGCCCGAGGATCTGCGGGCCGCCCTGGACTCCGTGGCGGGCCGCTTCACGTGCGACGCCCGCGGTGTCGGCACCGACTGGGAGGTGAAGGAGGTCACCGGTATCGCCTCCGCGCTGCTCGGCACCGCCGACATCGTCGCCGACCCGGCCCATCTGGCAGCGGACTTCACCAGCATGATGGAGAACGCGATGGGCAAGGAGGTCGCGGACGTCGCCCTGCGGCTGTGGACCCCCGTCGGCGTCGAGATCCGGTTCGTCAAGCAGGTGGCGCCCACCGTCGAGGACCTGACCGCCCGGCGCACCGAGGCGGGTCCGCGGGCGGGCGACTATCCGACCGGCTCGTGGGGCGACGAGTCCCGCGACTACCACGTGTGTGTCCAGGTGCCGCAGGCCGGCATCGGCCAGGAGATGCTCGCCGCCCGCGCCTCCCTCATTATTCCGTCGACGGACGGGGGCGCTCCGCAGGTGCTGTCCCAGGGGCTGGTCCGGGCGGTGTGGACCGACGACATGGCGGCATCGACCTCGATCAACCCGCAGGTGGCGCACTACACGGGCCAGGCGGAACTGGCACAGGTCATCCAACAGGGTCTGGATGCCCGCAAGTCGGGTGATTTCGACGGCGCCACGGCCAAGCTGGGACGTGCGGTGCAGCTCGCGTCGGCGTCCGGGAACGCGGACACCGCGAAACTGCTTGCGAAGGTGGTGGACGTGGTCGATGCGGCGACAGGTACTGTGCGACTGAAGGCGAAGGTTGCGGAAGCCGACGAAATGACCCTCGAAACACGCTCCACCAAGACGGTGCGTGTGAAGAAGTAG
- a CDS encoding PP2C family serine/threonine-protein phosphatase: MSSQMHEPAAGSSCPSCAEPLEEGDRFCGACGYDLSADPVMPGSDRPTLAIGSPAVWPAATGTDTAGTPAPVHLPGDLPGTDSGGGELPVSGGSGQLPASAVRYDGPPAARAVAAGPPGASAASGGSSGDFELPAPEAAPREAAAPDPRAAAPVTPAAGTKLCVACRAGRVDDDGYCENCGHAQPRERDHMEEELGSVAAVSDRGLRHHRNEDAFAVSSTALPDGSPAVVAIVCDGVSSATRPDEASLAASSAANDLLLESLPRGTQPQQAMHEAIVAASEAVNSLAAQNAQGEAMEHDPHRHQNAPACTIVGAISAGGLLVVGWVGDSRAYWVPDDRTGPAARLTEDDSWAAQMVAAGLMNEEQAYADERAHAITGWLGADAYELEPHTAAFKPDRSGVVVVCTDGLWNYAEGADEMARAVPADAADRPLHSAQVLVGHALDGGGHDNVTVAVLPFTVPPQGAGSAYNTA, from the coding sequence CGCTGGAGGAGGGTGACCGTTTCTGCGGTGCGTGCGGGTACGACCTGTCCGCGGACCCGGTGATGCCGGGCTCCGACCGCCCGACGCTCGCCATCGGTTCCCCGGCCGTCTGGCCGGCGGCCACCGGCACGGACACCGCGGGCACGCCCGCCCCCGTCCACCTGCCCGGCGATCTGCCGGGCACGGACTCGGGCGGCGGCGAGCTGCCCGTGTCCGGCGGATCGGGTCAACTGCCCGCCTCGGCCGTCCGGTACGACGGGCCACCGGCGGCCCGCGCCGTTGCCGCGGGCCCTCCCGGTGCGTCCGCCGCATCCGGTGGCTCCTCCGGGGACTTCGAGCTTCCCGCGCCCGAGGCCGCCCCTCGCGAGGCCGCCGCCCCCGACCCGCGAGCGGCAGCTCCCGTCACCCCCGCGGCCGGCACCAAGCTCTGTGTGGCCTGCCGGGCAGGCCGTGTCGACGACGACGGTTACTGCGAGAACTGTGGTCACGCCCAGCCCCGCGAGCGCGACCACATGGAGGAGGAGCTCGGCTCCGTCGCCGCGGTCAGCGACCGCGGGCTGCGCCACCACCGCAACGAAGACGCGTTCGCGGTGTCGTCGACCGCGCTGCCGGACGGGTCGCCGGCCGTGGTCGCGATCGTCTGCGACGGCGTGTCCTCGGCGACGCGCCCCGACGAGGCGTCACTGGCCGCCTCGAGCGCCGCCAACGATCTGCTGCTGGAAAGCCTGCCGCGCGGTACGCAGCCGCAGCAGGCGATGCACGAGGCCATCGTCGCCGCGTCCGAGGCGGTCAACTCCCTTGCCGCCCAGAACGCTCAGGGCGAGGCGATGGAGCACGACCCGCACCGCCACCAGAACGCCCCCGCCTGCACGATCGTCGGCGCGATCTCCGCCGGCGGTCTGCTGGTCGTCGGCTGGGTCGGCGACAGCCGCGCCTACTGGGTGCCCGACGACCGCACGGGTCCGGCCGCGCGGCTCACCGAGGACGACTCGTGGGCGGCCCAGATGGTCGCGGCCGGCCTGATGAACGAGGAACAGGCGTACGCGGACGAGCGGGCCCATGCCATCACGGGCTGGCTCGGCGCCGACGCGTACGAACTGGAGCCGCACACCGCCGCGTTCAAGCCGGACCGTTCCGGTGTGGTCGTGGTCTGCACGGACGGCCTGTGGAACTACGCCGAGGGCGCCGACGAGATGGCCCGGGCCGTGCCGGCCGACGCCGCGGACCGGCCGCTGCACAGCGCGCAGGTTCTGGTCGGGCATGCCCTCGACGGCGGGGGCCACGACAACGTAACAGTGGCGGTCCTGCCGTTCACCGTCCCGCCGCAAGGGGCAGGATCGGCCTACAACACGGCCTGA